The Humulus lupulus chromosome 4, drHumLupu1.1, whole genome shotgun sequence genome has a window encoding:
- the LOC133828805 gene encoding putative receptor like protein 25: MKSVATSYGKIPANLAVIDLSSNNFSGQIPESIGSLKALYSLNLSNNALTGHIPPSLGTLTELESLDLSQNQLSGKIPQQLAELKFLQKFDVSYNNLTGPIPHENQFHTFENTSFEGNQGLCGDPLWKKCENLLLPPSSALNKDVDSNFGIELDWKFALAGVVSGLVIGLSLGEMVIPRTRLAWLIYFSRTRLVELMIRN, translated from the coding sequence ATGAAAAGTGTGGCAACAAGCTATGGGAAAATCCCAGCAAATCTAGCAGTCATTGACCTATCGAGCAACAATTTCAGTGGTCAGATTCCTGAGTCCATTGGAAGCCTTAAGGCTCTCTACTCACTCAACCTTTCAAACAATGCGCTCACAGGTCACATTCCACCATCGTTGGGGACATTAACAGAACTGGAATCATTAGACCTTTCTCAAAACCAATTGTCGGGAAAGATTCCTCAGCAACTAGCAGAGCTAAAATTCCTCCAAAAGTTTGATGTCTCTTATAACAATCTCACAGGTCCTATACCACATGAGAACCAGTTCCACACATTCGAGAATACCTCATTTGAGGGTAATCAAGGACTGTGTGGAGATCCATTGTGGAAGAAATGTGAAAACTTGCTGCTCCCACCATCATCTGCTTTAAATAAAGATGTTGATTCTAATTTTGGCATTGAACTAGACTGGAAATTCGCTTTGGCTGGAGTTGTTAGCGGGCTTGTTATTGGACTCTCTCTTGGGGAGATGGTGATCCCAAGGACGCGGTTGGCGTGGTTGATTTACTTCTCTAGAACAAGATTGGTGGAACTGATGATCAGAAACTAA